A window from Rhizobium leguminosarum bv. trifolii WSM1325 encodes these proteins:
- a CDS encoding DszA family monooxygenase (KEGG: ret:RHE_PB00125 DszA family monooxygenase), producing MTREIRLNAFDMNCVGHQSPGLWRHPRDKSSTYKDLDYWVHLAKTLERGKFNGLFIADVLGVYDVLNGNVDAALRHSAQVPVNDPLQLIPTMAYETEHLGFGLTASLSFEHPYTFARRISTLDHLTKGRVGWNIVTSYLNSGALNIGQPAQTKHDDRYDLAEEYLEVCYKLWEGSWEDGAVVRDRESGIFTHPDKVHPIRHAGKHFNVPGIHLSEPSPQRTPVLYQAGASSRGKDFAGAHAECIFVASPSKPVLKRYVANVREAAERIGRNPREILAFNLQTVILGETDAEAQRKFNEYRKYASFEGALTLISGWTGIDFGQFGPDEVLRHRHTNAVQSAVETFTTIDPTKEWTVREMADWVGIGGFGPVFVGSPQTVADLMQEWIEDTDVDGFNLAYAVTPESFEDAVDLLVPELQKRGVYKTDYAKGTLREKLGGAGPRLVAPHPGAAYRNLAGEPVRLAAGG from the coding sequence ATGACCCGCGAAATCAGGCTGAACGCCTTCGACATGAATTGCGTCGGACACCAGTCGCCGGGGCTCTGGCGCCATCCGCGCGACAAGTCCTCAACCTACAAGGATCTCGACTACTGGGTGCATCTGGCAAAGACGCTGGAGCGCGGCAAGTTCAATGGGCTGTTCATCGCCGACGTGCTCGGTGTCTACGATGTGCTGAACGGCAATGTCGATGCCGCACTTCGCCATTCGGCACAGGTGCCGGTCAATGATCCGCTGCAACTGATCCCAACCATGGCCTACGAGACCGAGCATCTTGGCTTCGGCCTCACGGCGTCGCTCTCCTTCGAGCACCCCTACACCTTCGCCCGCCGCATATCGACGCTCGACCATCTGACCAAGGGGCGCGTCGGCTGGAATATCGTCACCTCCTATCTCAACAGCGGCGCGCTCAATATCGGCCAGCCGGCGCAGACGAAGCATGATGACCGATACGACCTCGCCGAGGAATATCTCGAGGTCTGCTACAAGCTCTGGGAGGGAAGCTGGGAGGATGGCGCCGTCGTCCGCGACCGGGAAAGCGGTATCTTCACCCATCCTGACAAGGTCCACCCGATCCGCCATGCCGGCAAGCATTTCAACGTGCCCGGCATTCACTTGAGCGAGCCCTCGCCGCAGCGCACGCCAGTGCTCTATCAGGCCGGCGCCTCCAGCCGCGGCAAGGATTTCGCCGGCGCCCATGCCGAGTGCATCTTCGTCGCGTCGCCGTCGAAGCCTGTGCTGAAGCGTTATGTCGCCAATGTCCGCGAGGCGGCCGAACGGATCGGCCGCAACCCGCGCGAAATCCTTGCCTTCAACCTGCAGACCGTGATCCTCGGCGAAACGGATGCGGAGGCGCAGCGGAAGTTCAACGAATACCGCAAATACGCCTCCTTCGAGGGCGCGCTGACGCTGATCTCCGGCTGGACCGGCATCGATTTCGGCCAGTTCGGACCGGACGAGGTGCTGCGCCACCGTCATACCAATGCGGTGCAATCGGCCGTCGAGACCTTCACGACAATCGATCCCACCAAGGAGTGGACCGTGCGCGAAATGGCCGACTGGGTTGGCATCGGCGGTTTCGGCCCTGTCTTCGTCGGCTCGCCGCAGACGGTCGCCGACCTGATGCAGGAATGGATCGAGGACACCGATGTAGACGGCTTCAACCTCGCCTATGCCGTGACGCCAGAGAGTTTCGAAGATGCCGTCGATCTGCTGGTGCCGGAACTGCAGAAGCGCGGCGTTTACAAGACCGACTACGCCAAGGGGACGTTGCGGGAAAAGCTTGGGGGAGCGGGGCCGCGCCTTGTCGCGCCGCATCCGGGTGCTGCCTATCGTAATCTGGCGGGAGAACCGGTCAGGCTTGCCGCCGGCGGCTGA
- a CDS encoding inner-membrane translocator (PFAM: inner-membrane translocator~KEGG: ret:RHE_PB00124 putative sugar ABC transporter, permease protein), producing the protein MTTIDDETLPRTGAVPQAGGSRLAALGAFLRAGAVFILLALLIVGFTFAQPAFINIANLMSILQAVSVVAILGAGVTVTLAVGGFDLSIGAVAASSVMAASYAMIVWHLDAYATVPLVLAFGALIGFVNAFLIVRLKVPDLLATLAMMFLLSGLQLIPTAGRSISAGLTLPDGSKATGAYDPAFLLIGRYSILGTLPVAVVLMAVVAIALFILTERTRIGRLLFATGGNEVATRLAGASTVRLKTLAYVLSGTLASLGGIVIAARVGRGDISSGGSLLMDSVAAALIGFAVFNLRRPNVLGTIAGAVFVGVLLNGLTMLNAPYYTQDFVKGAVLVGALALTYGLGRSNP; encoded by the coding sequence ATGACGACGATCGATGACGAGACCCTGCCGCGAACTGGTGCGGTGCCGCAGGCCGGCGGCAGCCGCCTTGCCGCTCTCGGTGCGTTCCTTCGCGCCGGCGCGGTGTTCATCCTGCTTGCGCTGCTGATCGTCGGTTTCACCTTCGCTCAGCCCGCCTTCATTAATATCGCCAATCTGATGAGCATCCTGCAGGCGGTTTCCGTCGTCGCCATTCTCGGCGCCGGCGTCACCGTGACGCTGGCGGTCGGCGGTTTCGACCTGTCGATCGGCGCGGTGGCCGCATCGAGTGTGATGGCGGCGAGTTATGCGATGATCGTCTGGCACCTTGATGCCTATGCGACGGTGCCGCTGGTGCTCGCCTTTGGCGCCCTGATCGGCTTCGTCAACGCCTTCCTCATCGTGCGCCTGAAGGTGCCGGATCTGTTGGCGACGCTGGCGATGATGTTCCTGCTTTCCGGCCTGCAGCTGATCCCGACCGCCGGCCGATCGATTTCGGCCGGCCTCACCCTGCCTGACGGCTCGAAGGCGACCGGCGCCTACGACCCCGCCTTTTTGCTGATCGGCCGCTACAGCATCCTCGGCACCCTGCCCGTTGCCGTGGTGCTGATGGCGGTGGTCGCCATCGCACTCTTCATTCTCACCGAACGCACTCGCATCGGCCGGCTGCTGTTTGCGACCGGCGGCAATGAGGTCGCGACCCGGCTTGCCGGCGCCTCGACGGTGCGGCTGAAGACGCTTGCCTATGTCCTATCGGGCACGCTGGCATCGCTCGGCGGCATTGTCATCGCCGCCCGCGTCGGGCGTGGTGATATCTCGTCCGGCGGCTCGCTGCTGATGGATTCGGTCGCCGCCGCGTTGATCGGCTTTGCCGTCTTCAACCTGCGGCGTCCAAACGTGCTTGGCACCATTGCCGGCGCGGTCTTCGTCGGCGTGCTGCTGAACGGCCTCACCATGCTGAACGCCCCTTACTACACCCAGGATTTCGTCAAGGGCGCCGTGCTCGTCGGAGCCTTAGCGCTGACCTACGGCCTCGGCCGCAGCAATCCCTAA
- a CDS encoding ABC transporter related (PFAM: ABC transporter related~SMART: AAA ATPase~KEGG: ret:RHE_PB00123 sugar ABC transporter, ATP-binding protein), whose amino-acid sequence MPLLHIENITRSFGSTRALAGADFSMERGEIVALMGANGAGKSTLVKILSGVLPADGGMVSLDGRAFAPRSPAEAARAGVVTVHQSTDLVGAPGLTVADALLLNRFGDRSTPFFVSRAGIRRAAQSMLDAAGFTLPLDRDFGDLASADRQLVAIARALANRADLLILDEPTASLSGEESRRLFDILLRFRKRGLAILYISHRTADLEAIADRALVMRGGRVVGTFSRPIDFSSAIETMIGRRLDAARPDARPATGPVILEMRDISLLSGAASFDLSLHEGEVVAVTGVLGAGKSRLLSAIFGVTALAGGAMFLGGRPYRPKGPAEAIAAGVAMAAEDRHRSSLMPPAWPGHSLSATISLPHLGKWYPRGFLVGGRERREAELAITRLGIKAAGPLASVWSLSGGNQQKAVIARWEAEPSRLLLLDEPFQGVDVGARRDIIQAIRTRTDRATLIATSDPEEAYEVADRILVIDRHVLRPAAGEAFHSAIQGISA is encoded by the coding sequence ATGCCGCTTCTTCACATTGAAAATATCACCCGCAGTTTCGGGTCGACGCGGGCGCTTGCCGGCGCTGATTTTTCTATGGAACGCGGCGAGATCGTGGCGCTGATGGGCGCAAACGGCGCGGGAAAATCGACTCTGGTCAAGATCCTTTCCGGCGTGCTTCCGGCCGATGGCGGCATGGTCAGCCTCGATGGCCGCGCCTTTGCGCCGCGTAGCCCGGCCGAAGCAGCAAGGGCCGGTGTCGTCACGGTGCATCAGTCGACGGATCTCGTCGGCGCGCCCGGTCTGACCGTTGCCGATGCCCTGCTGCTCAACCGGTTTGGCGATCGCAGCACACCCTTCTTCGTCTCGCGCGCCGGCATCCGCCGTGCCGCGCAGTCCATGCTCGATGCCGCCGGCTTCACCCTGCCGCTGGACCGTGATTTCGGTGACCTCGCCAGCGCCGATCGGCAACTGGTGGCGATTGCCCGGGCGCTTGCCAACCGCGCCGACCTCCTCATCCTCGACGAGCCGACGGCGAGCCTTTCCGGAGAGGAAAGCCGCCGCCTCTTCGATATTCTGCTGAGGTTTCGCAAGCGGGGACTAGCGATCCTCTATATCTCGCACCGCACCGCCGATCTCGAAGCCATCGCCGACCGCGCGCTCGTCATGCGCGGCGGCCGCGTCGTCGGCACCTTCTCACGGCCGATCGATTTTTCGAGCGCCATCGAGACGATGATCGGCCGCAGACTGGATGCGGCCCGGCCGGATGCGCGGCCCGCGACCGGACCAGTGATTTTGGAGATGCGTGATATCAGCCTGCTCTCTGGGGCCGCCTCCTTTGATCTGTCATTGCATGAGGGCGAGGTGGTGGCGGTGACCGGTGTGCTCGGCGCCGGCAAGAGCCGGCTGCTGTCGGCGATCTTCGGGGTGACGGCGCTTGCCGGCGGTGCGATGTTCCTCGGCGGTCGGCCCTACCGGCCGAAAGGCCCGGCCGAGGCGATCGCCGCAGGTGTGGCGATGGCGGCCGAAGACCGTCATCGTTCCTCGCTGATGCCGCCGGCATGGCCCGGCCATTCGCTGTCGGCGACGATCAGCCTGCCGCATCTTGGCAAATGGTATCCGCGCGGTTTCCTTGTCGGCGGCCGTGAACGACGCGAAGCCGAACTGGCGATCACTCGTCTCGGTATCAAGGCCGCGGGTCCGCTCGCCTCGGTCTGGTCACTGTCCGGCGGCAACCAGCAGAAGGCGGTGATCGCCCGCTGGGAGGCGGAACCGAGCCGTTTGCTGCTGCTCGACGAACCTTTCCAGGGTGTCGACGTCGGCGCCCGCCGCGACATTATCCAGGCGATCCGCACCCGCACCGATCGGGCGACGCTGATTGCGACCTCCGATCCGGAGGAGGCCTATGAAGTGGCCGACCGCATCCTCGTCATCGACCGCCACGTGTTGAGACCGGCGGCCGGCGAGGCTTTTCATTCCGCCATCCAGGGAATATCCGCATGA